The Leadbetterella byssophila DSM 17132 DNA window CCATCTTAAAAGACACTTACACAGAAGACACTCGCCTTCAAATCTTCCTCACTGAACCATTAAAAAAGGGAGAGAAGGTGCAAATTTCTATGCAGTACGAATTCCTGATACCGGAGAATGGTTCGGATAGAATGGGAATGTACAAAGCTCAAAAAGGAATCATCTACCAAATGGCTCAATGGTTCCCAAGAGTTTGTGTATATGACGATATCAGAGGATGGAATACCAGCCCTTATCTAGGTGCGGGAGAATTCTATCTGGAATATGGAGACTATGACTTTGAAATCACCGTTCCCAGAGATCATATTGTGGTAGCGTCCGGTGAGCTTTTGAACCCTAAAGAGGTTTTGACATCTACTCAGATTTCCCGACTAGCAGAAGCAAGAAAATCAGATCAAACTGTATTTATTGTAAAAGAAGATGAGATAGGCACCTCGCGTCCAAGCGGAAGTGGCAATCTAACCTGGAAGTTTAGCTGCAAAAACACCAGAGACGTGGCTTGGTCAAGTTCTAAGGCCTTTGTTTGGGATGCGGCAAAGATCAATTTGCCTTCAGGAAAAACGGCCTTAGCTCAATCTGTATATCCGGCAGAGGTGGGAAGTAAAGATGCTTGGGGCAGATCTACGGAATACACCAAGTTCTCCATTGAATTCTATTCCGGCTGGCTAATGGAATATCCATATCCAAATGCCATTAACGTAGCAGGTATTGTAGGCGGAATGGAATACCCCGGCATAGTATTTTGTCAAGCAAGCTCCAAGAAAGCTAGCCTTTTTGGTGTTACAGATCACGAATTTGGACACATCTGGTTTCCTATGATCGTTGGTTCCGATGAAAGAAGATATGCCTGGATGGACGAGGGCTTGAACACATACATCAACTCTTTAGCTGTTAAAGCATTTAACAATGGAGAATATTTTGTACCTCAGGCTACGTCAAAGATGGGTAGATTCCTACATCCATCTAAGTCCATCTTAAATACCCCGGACGCCATTCCTGAAAGAGAATTGGGTATCTTGGCCTATTACAAACCTTCAGTAGGCATTACCATGCTGGCAGATGCCATTGTAGGCGAAGAAAGAATGAAGATGGCATTAAGAGAGTATGCACGTAGATGGGCGTACAAGCACCCTACACCTTTTGATTTCTTCAGAACCATAGAAAATGTTTTGGGTGAAGATCTGGAATGGTTTTGGAGAGGATGGTTTATCAAAGGGGATAAGATAGACCAAGCTATAAAAAGCGTGAAATACATCAAGGATAAGGCGGAAAATGGAGCTTATATCGAACTTGAAAACGTAGGAGCTCTACCTATGCCTGTTGAACTTGAAATTAAGGAAAAAGGCAAAGATCCAGTCATCCATAAACTTCCTGTGGAGGTTTGGCAAAAAGGAAGCACCTGGACTTTTGAACATCCTAGTAAAGCAGAACTTGAATATGTTAAGCTTGACCCAAGAGGAATCTTGCCGGATGTAGATGACAAGAACAATACCTGGAAACCTTAATGAGATTGTAGACCTTCCAGAATCCGGTTGACCTGTTCCTCAAGTTCAGGTTGACCGGATTTTTGATATGCAAAAGCCAGATTCGTCAGGACCCTGGTAACAATTTCAATATGCGTACAGGCCTGATAATATTCCTTTCTAGGCTCCAGATTCATTTGCTTGAGATAATCATCTATATCCCTTTTGTAAAAGATCTGACCTTTATTAAAGACATTTACATAAAAAGGTCTACCCGGTAAATCATAAAGCGTTACGAAGAGGTTAGGCAGATTTACACCATAAAGGGGGATATCTAACTTTTGAGCTAGAAGGATATAGACACAACTTAGGGAAACGGGACTCCCTGTCCTTTCTGATAAAACTTGATTAAACAAGGAATTCTGAGGAGAATGAAAGCTTTTTACATTGGGCTCGAAACCCAGATCTTCAAATATGGTAGTGTTTAAGATATTTAGCACATCTGCCGGATGCATGTTTTCACGCATCTGTACCCAAACGTCCAGATATATCCTATTCATTTCGGCCCTTAAAGATTCTAAGGTAGTATTAGGGTATACCAGTTGAGAAATCAACCAAAGACCTTTCAATAGATCCTCTCCTCCTCCATCTGCCCAGGCTTTAAGTTGACCGTACACAGCATCAGACTGCAGCTCATTCCTCAAGGCCTCCATCTTTTTCCTTACCTCTCCTTCCGGTGCATAGGTGTCTAACTCCGCCTCAATAAGAGGTAAGATCTCAGGTCCTATCCCTCTCAAATTATCTCTTACTTCTGTGGCTACGTCCGGATCATCTAGCAGGGATACCATTGCTTTAAAGTCCCTGATATTCATATGCTGTGTTTAATTTAAGAATCAATAATACGATAAGCCCTTTTAAATCCAAACAAATTTTTAAAACATTTATTTCTATATTAGCTTTGCACAAAAAAGCACTGAATGAATATACTCGTAACAGGCGGAGCAGGATTTATAGGTTCACACACGGTAGTAGAATTAGTGGAAGCCGGTTTTTCTCCGGTAATTGTAGATAATCTGAGTAATTCTAATGTTTCAGTTCTGAAAGGCTTAAAGAACATCTTAGGACAAGATGTCCCTTTTTATCAGGAAGATTGTAACGATTTTGAAGTAATGAACAAAATCGTGCAAAAGCATCAAATCCAAGGCATCATTCATTTTGCAGCCTATAAGGCCGTGGGAGAATCAGTGGCGGAGCCTTTGAAATATTATCAAAATAATATAGGGTCTCTACTTAATATCCTGGAAGTAATGAAAGGAAATGGAGTAAGAAACCTGGTTTTTAGTTCTTCTTGTACCGTATACGGCCAGGCAGACCAAATTCCTGTTACAGAAGAAACCCCAAGGAAGAAAGCGGAAAGTCCCTATGGTAACACCAAAGCCATAGCAGAAGATATTTTAGAAGACTGTATTAAGTCGGGAATGGAAATGGGAATCATCTCATTGAGGTATTTCAACCCTATCGGTGCGCATTCCAGTGCACAGATCGGTGAATTACCTTTAGGAGTTCCTTCTAACCTTGTTCCTTTTATTACTCAGACTGCGGCTGGAATCCGTGAGAAATTAGTAGTATTCGGTGCGGATTATAATACGCCTGACGGATCAAATATTAGGGACTTCATTCACGTTGTTGATTTAGCTAAAGCACATGTTGCTGCGCTAAAACTATTGGACAAAAAAACAGAAGGATCCTACTATGACATATTTAACTTAGGGACAGGCAGAGGTAATACCGTACTGGAAGTGATTGAAACCTTTGAAAAGGTGAATCAACTTAAGTTGAATTATGAAATCGGCCCAAGGAGAGCAGGTGACGTAGAAAAGATCTACGGAAACGTGGAAAAAGCCGCAAAATTACTGAATTGGAAAGCAGAAAAGTCCTTAGAAGAAAGCCTAGAAGATGCCTGGAGATGGCAAAAGCGTATAAGTAACCTATGAAAAAAAACATCTTGATTACCGGCGGTGCCGGATTTATCGGCTCACACGTGGTACGTCTATTTGTCAAACAATATCCGGAATACAGAATTGTAAACCTGGATAAATTGACTTACGCAGGAAACCTTGAAAATCTCAAGGACATTGAAAATGAGCCAAACTACGTGTTTGAACACGGAGACATAGTGGATGAGACATTCATTGATAACCTTTTCCAAAAATATGCATTTGATGGAGTGATCCACCTGGCCGCAGAATCCCATGTTGACAGATCCATCACAGATCCCATGGCTTTTGTCAAAACCAATGTCATAGGTACATGTAACCTCCTAAATGCCGCTAAAAACTCTTGGAAAGGAGTTTATGAGGGTAAGAGATTCTACCATGTTTCTACAGATGAAGTTTACGGTGAACTTCATGATCCAAAAGAGTTCTTCGTAGAAACTACAAAATATGACCCGCGCTCACCTTATTCCGCCTCAAAAGCTAGTTCTGACCACTTCGTAAGGGCTTACCACAATACCTATGGATTGCCGATAGTGGTTTCCAATTGCTCGAACAACTATGGACCAAACCACTTCCCTGAGAAATTGATCCCATTGATGATCAATAATATCAAGAACAACAAACCTCTACCGGTTTATGGAAAAGGGGAGAATGTAAGAGACTGGTTATTTGTCAAGGATCACGCCAGAGCTATTGACCTGATCTTCCATAAAGGAAAGAACGGGGATACGTACAATATCGGAGGAAATAACGAGTGGAAGAACATTGATTTAGTCCACTTGTTGATAGAGATCATGGACAAAAAGCTAGGCAGACCGGAAGGTACCAGCAAAGCTTTAATTACTTATGTTACAGATAGAGCCGGTCATGACCTTCGCTACGCCATAGATGCCAGCAAGTTGATGAACGAATTAGGCTGGAAACCTTCTGTGACCTTTGAAGAAGGATTGGCACAAACCGTAGATTGGTATTTCGACAACTGGGATTGGATAGAAAATATCACCAGTGGAGATTATCAGAAGTACTACGATTCCATGTATAACCACTAAATAACACGTATGAAAGGTATCATCTTAGCGGGCGGGAGTGGAACCCGTCTACATCCTCTTACTTTGGCTGTTAGTAAACAACTTATGCCGGTTTATGATAAACCCATGATTTACTATCCGCTATCCATCTTGATGTTGTCAGGTATCAATGAGATTCTAATTATCTCTACTCCTCATGATTTGCCGCACTTCAAAAAATTACTTGGAGATGGCTCTCAAGTAGGATGTAGATTTGAATACGCGGAACAACCTAGCCCGGATGGATTGGCTCAAGCCTTTATTATTGGTGAAGAATTCATCGGGAATGATAAAGTAGCCTTAGTATTAGGAGATAATATCTTCTACGGAAGTGGCTTAAGTAAGTTATTACAATCCTGTGCAGATCCTGATGGAGGTACCGTGTTTGCATATCCGGTACATGATCCTGAGAGATATGGAGTGGTAGAGTTTGATGAAAACTTTAATGCCCTAAGCATTGAAGAAAAACCTGCTCAACCTAAATCAAATTATGCTGTACCCGGACTTTATTTCTATGACAATAGCGTAGTAGAAATAGCCAAAAACATCAAACCTTCTCCGCGCGGTGAACTGGAGATCACGGATGTGAACCGTGTGTATCTGGAGCAAGGCAAATTGAAAGTAGGCGTTATGAACAGAGGTACAGCCTGGTTAGATACAGGTACTTTTGCTTCCTTAATGCAAGCCGGTCAATTTGTGCAGGTGATAGAAGAAAGACAAGGATTGAAGATAGGTTGTATTGAAGAGATAGCTTACCGCATGAAATTCATAGATGCGGAGCAATTAAGAAAAATAGCCCAACCTTTAGTAAAGTCGGGCTATGGTCAATACCTTCTAAATCTGCTGAAATAATTAGAGATCACCAGCCGTCATCTGCCACTTTTTTAGGCTTGGGGGCTGGTGCTTTTGTTTTTGTAGGAACAGCTGCAGGTTTATCTCCCACTGTTACTACTTGCTCATCTAATTCCATTCTGGAATAAACTCTACTCACTATTTTCCATTGCTCACCTACCTTTAGGAGGTTGAGTAAATCTATGATCTTATTCGTAGCATAAGCAGTCTCTGTGATGGCAGTAGCTGCATTATTGGCATAAGAAATAGAAATGATCTTTGTAGTCCTATCCATTTTTTGGTTAGGCTTTATTCTAGAGATCAAAGCATCTACAGTAGTACCCGTTACTCCATTGCTTCCTACTGTCTTTTGGACAGCATCTCTAACGAAAGCACCTCTAAACCTTTCTATATCCCCCATGGTTCCCCCTTCTAAGAAGTCGTTCACCGTTTGGGTAATCAAATCTTCCTCCGTTTGTGCGTGCAACTGTGTCCCGCCTATCAGGAGCAACAGCAATAGGCTATATTTTTTCATGAGTATTGAATTTTATTTCCAGCACAAATAAAATCAAATTTCATGGTTCTCCTAGTGAAATTACTCGAATTCTTCCTCCACCTTTCTAAGGAAGTTTGGTAACTTTGCCAAAAAAGCTTTGGAATGAAATTATTCAGTAAAGACGTTTATATACGCCGTAGATCTCAGCTAAGGGAAGCTGTTCCTCAAGGACAAATCTTAATCATGGGCAATAACGAAGCACCCATGAATTACACAGCTAATGCCTATAGATTTAGACAAGACAGTAATTTCCTGTACTTTTTCGGGATCAATATGCCGGGACTGGCTGGGCTTATTGATGGGAACAAAACCATCATTTTTGGTCATGAACTTACCCTTGATGATATCATCTGGGAGGGCCCCGTTGAACCATTGTCATCATTTGCCGAAAAAGTGGGTGTTACAGAAATCCATCCTTTAGAAGACCTTCCTAAGTTTATCAAGAAGGATGAGGTTCATTATCTACCTCCTTACAGAGGAGACAGAAGCATATTTTTGAAAGAAACTTTAGGTATCTCTCAAGCACCATCCGTAGATCTAATCAAGGCTGTAGTAGCTCAAAGAGCCATTAAATCCTCTGAGGAGATAGCAGAAATGAGTGCTGCGGTTAATATCAGTGGAGCTATGCACGTAGCCGCCATGAAGGCCTGCAAACCAGGAAAAATGGAATATGAGATAGTAGCTGAAATTCTGAGAACGGTCAAAATGCAGAATGCAGAATTGTCCTACCCTATCATCCTTTCTGTGAATGGCCAAACCCTTCATAACCATTTCCACGGAAACCAAATGCATGCAGGTCAGTTGATGTTGAATGACTCAGGCGCAGAAACGGAAATGTACTATGCCGGCGATATCACTCGAACTTATCCGGTATCCGGTAAATTCACTACCCAACAAAAAGACATCTATGAAATCGTCCTTAAAATGGAAGTGGATTCCATTGAGGCCATGAAGCCTGGCGTCTCCTACAGAGATATACATTTGCATGCCAATAGAATCCTTATAGAAGGTTTGAAGGGATTGGGGCTTTTGCAGGGAGATGTAGATACCATGGTTAGCGAAGGCGTAGGTGGTATGTTTATGCCTCACGGTCTAGGACACGCCATTGGACTGGACGTACATGATATGGAAGATCTAGGCGAACAATATGTAGGATACAAAGAAGGTTTAGAGCGTAGCACCCAACTGGGTTTAAAATCGCTTCGTTTTGCTAAAGAACTGGAAACCGGAAACGTATTGACCGTGGAACCGGGCTGTTACTTCATACCGGAATTGATATCAAAATACAAAGAGGAAGGTAAGTTTAAGGAGTTTGTCAACTATAGCCGACTAGAATCCTATCTCCAATTCGGAGGAGTTAGAATTGAAGATAACGTATTAGTTACTGAAAATGGGCACCAGATCTTAGGAAACCCTATACCTAAGACGGTGGCAGAAATTGAAAACATATGATAAAGAAGTATGATTATTTTTACAGACAAAACAGGCCAACTTGGAAATCAACTATTTGAATTCTCTACTTTCATCACGAATTCTTTAGAAAATAATACAATTTTAGTTAACCTATTTTTTTCGGAATATGGAAAGTACTTTAAAGGATACACTGAAAAGATATTACATAATCAAATTAGAACTACTTTAGGGCCTAATATTATTAATAAGTTGATTATTAGATTGTTACAATTAAAAGTCACACAGAGGCTTTACCAAAAAATTGGAAATCACCTTAACTCAAGTGGAGTTCACTCATCAATAGACAACTTAAATTCACATGGAAAGATCATATTAAAAAGTGGATCGTGGTATACTTCTTTTTCAACATTTTATAAACATTCTCAATTTATACGGGACTACTTTACTCCCATTAATGAAAGACTAGAGGAAATTGAACTATTTATCAAACCACTTAGACAAAAGTATGACATTCTAATTGGACTACATATTAGAAGAGGTGATTATAAAACCTTCCTGAATGGAAAATTTTACTATGAAAATGAGATTTACAGAAAAAAAATTGAAGAAATCAAAAATTGTTTAAACGGATTAGCCGTTGGTATTATAATATGCTCTAATGACGAAATAAATGCAAAAGATATCTCTGAAAAAGATGCATACAATGGACCGGGTCATTTTATTGATGATATGTACACTTTAGCAAATTGTGACTATATCATCGGACCACCTAGCACATTTACTATGTGGGCATCTTTTTATGGTCAAAAACCTCTTTATAAAATTGAAAATCCAAATTTAGAAGTTAAATTACAGGATTTCAAAATTGATTACGGTTACTAGAAACAATACCATTTAATAAATAAATGAAAAATAAGTTTTTCTATTGATAGTTTCACATGACATTTATGGAACACAATCAATATAAAACCTTATGAAAAAAAAAATTCTACTACCTTTATTGAGCGCATTTATAGTCTCAATATCCGCGATTCCTACTTATTGTAATGACTCTGTCAAGGTTAAACTTAGACAAAATATTACTATCAATGAAACCCCGCCATTGGTTGGAGTAATTAGGTGGGATATGTGGGATAATGGGGCTCATGGGTCAAATTCCAATCAAACACAAATTTCACTTAACCCTAGTCAATATCGCGATAGGATTCCCTTCTTTGGAGTTGAGAACACTCCAAGAACAGTTTCTTATAGCAAATGGTGTGAAGATCACCAATACACATACTACGAAAATATATCCATAACTATAGATGGTAATTCACAAACTGTTATGGATCAAGAGATAGCCTATGCCTATGACGCAGGAATAGACTATTTTGCCTTCAATAAATATGGTGCTGACTTTTATTCATATAATCTTTATAAATCTAGTACTAGTCCTTATAAATCAAAAGTAAAGTTTACTTATATTACTGGAGTTAGCACTCCAAATTCTGACTTAGATTATATAGCACTAGACTTTCAACGATCTGATTATCAAAAGATTGCAGGCGGCAGGCCACTATTGTATGTAGATTATAATAATTATGAAATGTCTTCTGCTACTGCTGATGCTTACCTTGCCTCAATGCGAAGCTACTTCCAAAACAACTATCCATCTGTTGGAAATCCCTACTTGGTGGTTTTATGTTACGGCTGTCAAAGCGAAATTAGTAATGCAGATGCATTTTCCCAATATACCACTGAACCTGGTGGAAAATATGGAGATTTCTCATTTGAATACATCTCTACCAGTCAAAGAAACGGATGGCAATCTGTGGCAAACTCAAAGAATGTTGTACCGTGGATAAGTGTCGGCTACGATCGCAGACCACGAATTGATTTCACAGTTGACTGGGAAAGAGACTCAACTTGTAATGCACAACATCAATATAATCATTGGGGTGAAACTGCTAGTTTGCAACAAATTACAAATGAAATTATTGCTGCAAAAAATTTCATTACTAACAATCCTTCAAAAACTCCTGCCAATACAATGTTGATATATGCTTGGAATGAACATGACGAAGGCGGCTGGATTTGCCCCACAATAGTCCCAGGAACAAGTAATATAGATAGGAGCAGATTAGATGCTGTAAAAGCTGGAATTAACAATACATCTGAAACTTGTAGCACGTTATCAGATGGATTAGTAATGGGAACATGGACAGTAACTGGGCACCAATTGATAGCTCGCTATTTTCATAATTCATGGTGGCTAGTTCAAAAGATTAATAATTCACCAGAACAATTTATAGTTAGAGGATCTGAAATGCTTAATAGGCCAGATGTTACCCTTAATTCATCAAGTTATTCTAATTTTGTAAACTGCTTTTCATGGCAATACAGTGATTATGGCGGACTAATGCCTCCATCTGATTTATACTTCCCAGCACCTCCCAATTACGTTAAAATGTCAGAAAATGGAGATGAATTCTATCAATTATCAAATACGTCTCCTTGTTCTTCCCCAAGTCCAATTTTAGCATCTATTTCTAATCCATTACAAGGACAGAGTGTTACATTAAGTACCTCTTGTACAACAGGAACACCAGTTTGGTCCACTAGTTATACTGGAAATTCCATAACGGTGACTGCAACTAATACTCCTCAAACATATTCTGTAACATGTCAAGGTGCAAATTGTACTAATAGCAGCTCTGTTAGTTATGTTGTCTCTAGTTCTTCATGTACTGATCAATATCTCTCAAATAACTGGACTTCAGCAACTTCAGGATACCTTACAGTTCAATTAGGAAAAAATGTTGGAGGTTATGATATATCTATTGGCGGAGTAAACTACAGTAATACTAATCCCGGCACAGGTATTGGAACTCATGCAAATTCTGAAGTTATTTATAATTTAGGCAGTCATAATTATAACTACTTCAAAGCAGTTATTGGAAAAGAGGATGGTAGCATGGGATGTGGAGATGGCAGATTGATATTTAAAGTATATGATAACATAAATAACAACTTACTTTTCACTTCAACTACTATTGGTGATCCCTCATTTGGATTTCCAAGTCATCAATCAATTACAGTAGATATTACAGGAGTAACTTCTCTAAAATTAGTGGTAGAAAATGGTGATGGCCCTTCAACAGGTTGCCTATGGGGTACATGGGCTATAGCGAGATTAAGTTGCTCCAACTCAGGAGCACGCCACTCTAATTTTAACGACATTACTTACTTAGAATTACCCAAAATTGTACTTACACCTAATCCTATTGTTAATAATTCTGAAATTAAATTTAATTTCCCTTCAGCACAAAAAAATACAAATTATTTAGTAAGAATTATTTCGTCAGATGGAAATGAATTACTAAAACAAAATATGACTTTGGATAAAGAAAACAATACAATCAAATTAAAAAATAATAAACTGTCTGCCGGAACTTATATTTTAAATGTACTTGAAGGAATCCATACTTATTCAACAAAAATTATGGTTCTTAAATAATTTTAGAGAGAGGATTTCATTTCGTTAAATCCTCTCTCTCTAATTAAAAAAATTATTTTGCACCAGGAAAATGTTTACATCCATAAGCTAAAAAAATGTCTATATTGCAAAAAATATCAATTATATTCTAGACATTAGATTATTTTTTGAGGTAGCAATAATTTATATATCATAAAGTTTTATTAAATGGCATTTCAAAACTTAAAATGGGAAACTGAAAAAGTAACACTTGAAAATATTTCCTTCGCATTACAAGTCCACCTCAAAGATGATAAAAGAAATGAAACCACGGGTTTCGTATTCTATAAGGACAAGAAACTTATAGATATGTATGAAGCCTTCTTCAAGTCCGAACACTACCCCAAAATAGAACGAATGCTGGAGATAGGCATGTGGGATGGGGGCTCTGCTGTCTTTTGGCACAAATTATTACAACCCAGTACACTTATAGGAGTTGATTTGATGAAAAGTAGAAAAGGAACAGCCTTTGAATCCTATAAAAAACTACACCAGGAAAGTTTTCATGACTATTGGGAAGTAGATCAGACGGACGGTAAAAAACTTAAAGAAATACTCAAAACGCATATAGGTAATCAAGAATTAGATCTTGTATTTGATGACGCTTCACACCGTTACCATCAGTCCCTAGCCTCCTTTAATATCGTGTTCCCACACGTAAAAAAAGGAGGATATTATATTATTGAAGACTGGGCATGGGTACATTGGTTACACGAAGACTCAAGTGCATATCCTGATTATACAGAGCCTACCCGACTGATCTTTGATTTAGTTGAAGCAGCTGG harbors:
- a CDS encoding class I SAM-dependent methyltransferase, with amino-acid sequence MAFQNLKWETEKVTLENISFALQVHLKDDKRNETTGFVFYKDKKLIDMYEAFFKSEHYPKIERMLEIGMWDGGSAVFWHKLLQPSTLIGVDLMKSRKGTAFESYKKLHQESFHDYWEVDQTDGKKLKEILKTHIGNQELDLVFDDASHRYHQSLASFNIVFPHVKKGGYYIIEDWAWVHWLHEDSSAYPDYTEPTRLIFDLVEAAGNVGLIESIHVCSGFTAVKRGPLDIPKEGFKLHDYIQRRPVSLKSRVKRRIKMLLGKSW